One Dictyostelium discoideum AX4 chromosome 3 chromosome, whole genome shotgun sequence genomic region harbors:
- the sre1 gene encoding steroid isomerase: MDIVKNYLIAFDQYTANFRWESGVTPLSSYVFPFSTSVIYVLVIFALQAIMKNKKGMVLKGFSIIHNINLIILSFSMMSGVMYAAYQQYLEQGAFSLVCEQSSQSVQGRIGFWIYIFYLSKYYELVDTVILALKKKPIIFLHIFHHMAMVPVTWQWLHDQWLVGSWWCTLVNSFIHVLMYYYYLQTTLGNPCWFKKYITKAQIVQFLTGTAMVSYWFVIRDSEKCQAPLSPAIVSNTINSFFIILFGKFYYDSYKSNSRRQEKLNKVE, encoded by the exons ATGGatattgtaaaaaattatctCATTGCATTTGATCAATATACCGCCAACTTTCGTTGGGAAAGTGGTGTAACTCCACTTTCAAGTTATGTATTCCCATTCTCAACTTCTGTAATTTATGTTTTGGTCATTTTCGCTTTACAA gcaataatgaaaaataaaaaaggaatgGTTTTAAAAGGTTTCTCAATTATTCACaacattaatttaattatattatcattttcaatgatGTCAGGTGTTATGTATGCAGCATACCAACAATATTTAGAGCAAGGTGCATTTTCATTGGTATGCGAACAATCAAGTCAATCTGTACAAGGTAGAATTGGTTTTTGGATCTACATTTTCTACTTATCAAAATACTATGAATTGGTTGACACTGTCATTTTAGCTTTAAAGAAAAAGCCAATCATCTTTTTACATATTTTCCATCATATGGCAATGGTACCAGTAACATGGCAATGGCTTCATGACCAATGGTTAGTTGGTAGTTGGTGGTGTACATTAGTAAATAGTTTTATTCATG ttttaatgtattattactatctcCAAACTACATTGGGTAATCCATGTTGGTTCAAGAAATATATTACAAAAGCACAAATTGTTCAATTCCTTACTGGTACAGCAATGGTTAGCTATTGGTTCGTAATCCGTGATTCAGAAAAATGTCAAGCACCATTAAGTCCAGCAATTGTTTCAAACACCATCAATTCCTTCTTTATCATTCTTTTTGGTAAATTCTATTATGACTcttataaatcaaattcaagaCGTCAAGAAAAGTTAAACAAAgttgaataa
- the V4-7 gene encoding peptidase S8 and S53 domain-containing protein, translating into MISKTSLLLLLLSIVALASAISVQRVPIADVTSAPAHFVQNKLAKSYELVQFKILLKQRNLDILEEKFWDVSSPKSENYGKFLSKEEIDSIVAPSPKDVKVVVNWLIDNGLSKNEMIVHSDFIQVRTNVGKASTLFETSFAHYSSSRTALKRIRVVGQASMPMHVLAKVDLVLGLSDFIEDNKMSESMRATKKQVQGSTVSITPAVIKQYYGIPTGQIGVESENFQSIAAFSDFYSSGALQFFDQKFGIDSSTVRVKNVGQNCIAQNCDQMESDLDVQYMTAIGNNITTLFLSSGNGEWIIDWATAIQQYNPIPKIASISYGWAEVEQCEITNSCSTLGIDSVVYVARSNVELQKVGLRGVSVFVSSGDDGAPSFGAASGNCPIDGTKQYCPLGGCNHKSSQCPMITIMESNGTQCFFPMGSESNTCQSMLQNQNIVNGINEFVSSNSKCQVALEQDTQQNYHIYSSCTCDKLKPYSDSDAGFKIVGYSYDQDAGTLFQPDYPASSPFITSVGATQITDVTKPEIVCSVATGAIITGGGGVAITQAQPSYQADAVATYIKSGTLPPSYSYNATNRFYPDLTLVGHAYEIAVPNTLTSNTCPCALESVDGTSCSSPTLAGMISLINDKLIGAGKPTLGFLNPLLYQAAKEQPNVFNDITTGANNCNRAYCCQYGYTATTGYDAASGLGSINFKNFEQYVLSLN; encoded by the exons atgatttcaaagacttcattattattattattattaagcaTTGTTGCACTCGCATCAGCAATCAGTGTCCAACGTGTCCCAATTGCTGATGTCACTTCTGCACCAGCTCATTTtgttcaaaataaattagcCAAATCATATGAATTAgttcaattcaaaattttattaaaacaa agaaatttagatattttagAAGAGAAATTCTGGGATGTTTCATCACCAAAATCAGAAAACTATGgtaaatttttatcaaaagaagaaattgattcaattgttGCACCATCACCAAAAGATGTTAAAGTTGTTGTTAATTGGTTAATTGACAATGGTTTATCAAAGAATGAAATGATCGTTCACTCTGATTTCATCCAAGTTAGAACCAATGTTGGTAAAGCTTCAACTTTATTCGAAACTTCATTTGCTCACTACTCATCAAGCCGTACTGCTCTTAAGAGAATTAGAGTTGTAGGTCAAGCATCTATGCCAATGCATGTTTTAGCAAAAGTTGATTTAGTTTTAGGTTTATCAGATTTCATTGAAGATAACAAAATGAGTGAATCAATGAGAGCCACCAAGAAGCAAGTTCAAGGTTCAACCGTTTCAATCACTCCAGCAGTCATTAAACAATACTATGGTATCCCAACCGGTCAAATTGGTGTTGAATCAGAAAACTTCCAATCAATTGCTGCCTTCTCTGATTTCTATTCATCAGGTGCCTTACAATTCTTTGATCAAAAATTCGGTATTGATTCATCAACTGTTAGAGTTAAAAATGTTGGTCAAAACTGTATTGCCCAAAACTGTGATCAAATGGAATCTGATCTCGACGTTCAATATATGACTGCCATCGGTAACAATATCACCACTCTCTTCCTTTCATCAGGTAATGGTGAATGGATCATTGATTGGGCTACTGCCATCCAACAATACAACCCAATTCCAAAGATTGCTTCAATCTCATACGGTTGGGCTGAAGTTGAACAATGTGAAATTACAAACAGCTGTTCTACTCTTGGTATTGACTCTGTTGTCTACGTTGCTCGTTCAAATGTTGAACTCCAAAAAGTCGGTTTACGTGGTGTTTCAGTCTTTGTTTCAtctggtgatgatggtgcaCCAAGTTTTGGTGCTGCCTCTGGTAACTGTCCAATCGATGGTACCAAACAATACTGCCCATTAGGTGGATGTAACCATAAATCTTCTCAATGTCCAATGATTACCATCATGGAAAGCAACGGTACTCAATGTTTCTTCCCAATGGGTTCAGAAAGTAACACTTGTCAATCTATGTTACAAAACCAAAATATCGTCAATGGTATCAATGAATTTGTTAGCTCAAACTCTAAATGTCAAGTCGCCCTCGAACAAGATACTCAACAAAACTACCACATCTACTCTAGCTGTACTTGTGACAAATTAAAACCATACTCTGATAGTGATGCTGGTTTCAAGATCGTTGGTTACTCTTATGATCAAGATGCTGGTACCCTCTTCCAACCAGATTATCCAGCTTCATCACCATTCATCACCTCTGTTGGTGCCACTCAAATCACTGATGTTACCAAACCAGAAATTGTTTGTTCAGTCGCAACTGGCGCCATCATTACTGGTGGAGGTGGTGTTGCTATCACTCAAGCTCAACCATCATACCAAGCTGATGCCGTTGCCACTTACATCAAAAGTGGTACTCTCCCACCATCATATTCATACAATGCCACCAATAGATTCTATCCAGATCTTACTCTTGTTGGTCATGCTTATGAAATCGCCGTTCCAAACACTCTCACCTCAAATACCTGTCCATGCGCCTTAGAAAGTGTTGATGGTACCTCATGTTCATCACCAACTCTTGCTGGTATGAtctctttaattaatgataaattaattggtgcTGGTAAACCAACCCTCGGTTTCTTAAATCCATTATTATACCAAGCTGCCAAAGAACAACCAAACGTTTTCAATGATATTACCACTGGTGCAAACAACTGTAACAGAGCTTACTGTTGTCAATATGGTTACACCGCTACCACTGGTTATGATGCTGCCTCAGGTTTAGGTTCAATTAACTTTAAGAACTTTGAACAATACGTTTTAAGTTTAaactaa